The genomic window GGCCGGTGCCCAGCGGGAAGCTCACCGAATCAACGGCCAGCAGAATCTCGATGTCGGGGTTGCGGCGCAAATCGGCGGTCCACTTGTACCACTCGTTGGGGGCCGAGCGGAAAGTCGCGGGCAGGCGGCGGGTGGTCGGGTGCCGGGGCGCTTCCACGCGCAGCGTGGCCGCCGTGGGCCGCCAGGTGTTGCCGGCGTACTGGTCGGCGCCCAGCAGCTGCCGGTGGTACCAGTCCCAGTTCTGGGAGTAGGCCGAGGGGGTGAGGGCGAAGGCCGCGAAATGAAAGCCCAGCCAGGCCCCGCCCTGCGCCATGTACTGCTCAAAGGCGGCGCGCTGGGTGGGCTTCTCGGGCCGGGTGTCCAGGAACACGACCACCTGGTAGCGGGCCAGAAAGGCCGCGTTGAGGTTGTCCCAGTTGCTGGTCGTGTCGTAGGCGAAGCCGTGCTGGGCGGCGGCCTGGGGAAACCATTGGTTGGCTTCCCGCACAAAGCTGATATGGGCCAAATCGTGCTTGGCCGTGTAGAAGGCAATAACCCGGAAGCGGGGCGGGGGCGGCGGCGCGGCGGCCGGCCCGACGCAAGGCAGGCCCAGCAGGCCGAAGCCCAGCAGCCAGAGACGGAGTAGTACAAGCATAGCAGCAGGATAAGAAGCGGCGGCAAGAACGACCATTGCCGCCGACCCCGCAGCCGATCGGGCGGTGTAGCGTCGGCAACGAGTGGAAGTTACCCTCAGCCCGCGGTTTGCCCAAGGGGTAAGCCGGGGCCCGGAGTTGCCGGCTTACTTGGCCATTTCGATGTCGCCGTGGCCTTTGCCCATGAAGGCCAGCTTGTCGGGCTCGTAAACGACGTAGTACATGCGGTAGGTTTCTCCTTTCTTGAACTGGTCGTTCTTAAAGTAGATGCTGAAGCCATCCAGGCCGGTCTGAGGATTGAGCTGGGTGTCGCGGGAAGAAATCCGGCCCGACTGCAGCACCTTGAATTTCTTGTCGACGATGACGTAGGCGGTTTGCGTGCGAAACCCGTCGCCGTAGAGCACGTCGAAATCGTAGCCGAAGGTGGCAGCGTTTACCACCGGGTTGGGGTAGAAGCCGAAGCGCAGATTGGTCACGTAGGCCGAGGTGGTGCCATCCAGCTTCACGGCCAGGTCCTTGAACAGCTCCCGCTCCTGCTTGCTCCAGTCGGCCTCCAGCACCCAGTCCGACTCGTCGACGTGGCCCACGGGCTCGTTCTTGCTGTTTTTCTCGGTGATGCCCCCGGCCGGGCCAAACTCGACCTTGCTGCAGGCCGCCAGAAGGGTAGCACTCAGCGCCAGGCTCAGGCCAATAGAAGAATAAAAACGGGGCATAAAGCAGTGGAAAAGGAGCTTCTAAGAAAACGCCTCAAGATAAAGCGCCCGCCCGAATGTAGCACCACGGGAAGCACCGGGGAAATAATCTGAACTGGCAGACGGTGCCGGCGTGTTGGGCCGGGGGCGCCGGAGCCGGAATGTTGGCCGCAACGTGCAACTTCTTGGCCTTGGGCTTGTCTTTCATCTGCTTACCCGTCATCACTAGCAGCTTAGCCCGGAAAGGTGGATATTTACGATCCTTCTGATTCTACCCTTCCGCCAACCGAACAGCATATGGAGGCATTTGCGTACACTGACATCAACGCCCCGCTGGTGGAGCGCTGCCGCCTGGGCGACCGGCGGGCCCAGGCCGAAATCTACAAGCGCTACGCTAAGGCGATGTTCAACGCCTCGCTGCGCATCACCGGCGACTATGCCGAGGCCGAGGACGTGCTGCAGGAGTCGTTTCTGAGCGCCTTCCGCGAGCTGCACAGCTACAAGGGCGACTCCTCGTTC from Hymenobacter chitinivorans DSM 11115 includes these protein-coding regions:
- a CDS encoding ThuA domain-containing protein, producing the protein MLVLLRLWLLGFGLLGLPCVGPAAAPPPPPRFRVIAFYTAKHDLAHISFVREANQWFPQAAAQHGFAYDTTSNWDNLNAAFLARYQVVVFLDTRPEKPTQRAAFEQYMAQGGAWLGFHFAAFALTPSAYSQNWDWYHRQLLGADQYAGNTWRPTAATLRVEAPRHPTTRRLPATFRSAPNEWYKWTADLRRNPDIEILLAVDSVSFPLGTGPKPHEIWRSGYYPVAWTNRKYRMLYLNMGHNDMDYEGGTNQTLSSTFGSAAQSQFILDGLLWLGRGKKPRGR